One Actinomadura viridis genomic region harbors:
- a CDS encoding ATP-binding protein gives MTAQTTQEQLQRPPAEVRYADELARLREEDTGPRPPGWALSLEAARRFIVGDPERGVRRKFVGDPSLIDRALVALATSRGLMMVGEPGTAKSLLSELVAAAVSGDSTLTIQGGAATTEDQIKYSWNYALLVSEGPSTRSLVPAPLLRGMAEGKVVRFEEITRCPLEVQDSLLSPLSDRVLAIPELTGPDAMVFAREGFNIIATANTRDRGVNEMSAALKRRFNFETVFPIADFATELDLVEAEATRLLEQSGVGVPPRRDVLEVLVTTFRELRTGKTAGGQSMDRLSTVMSTAEAVSVAHAVGIRGWFLRGEEGNPADIVECLAGAGAKDSPEDLARLRRYLEQQASRRSGHQWKALHAARHLLPG, from the coding sequence ATGACGGCACAGACCACCCAAGAGCAGTTGCAGCGCCCGCCCGCGGAGGTGCGCTACGCCGACGAGCTGGCCCGGCTCCGCGAAGAGGACACCGGCCCCCGCCCGCCCGGGTGGGCGCTCAGCCTGGAGGCGGCCCGCCGCTTCATCGTGGGCGACCCCGAGCGCGGCGTGCGGCGCAAGTTCGTCGGCGACCCGTCGCTGATCGACCGCGCCCTCGTCGCGCTGGCCACCAGCCGCGGCCTGATGATGGTCGGCGAGCCGGGCACGGCCAAGTCGCTGCTGTCGGAGCTGGTCGCGGCGGCGGTCAGCGGCGACTCCACCCTCACCATCCAGGGCGGCGCGGCCACCACCGAGGACCAGATCAAGTACTCCTGGAACTACGCCCTGCTGGTCTCGGAGGGGCCCTCGACTCGCTCGCTGGTCCCGGCCCCGCTGCTGCGCGGGATGGCCGAGGGCAAGGTGGTGCGGTTCGAGGAGATCACCCGCTGCCCGCTGGAGGTGCAGGACTCGCTGCTGTCCCCGCTGTCGGACCGGGTGCTGGCCATCCCCGAGCTGACCGGCCCGGACGCGATGGTCTTCGCCCGCGAGGGCTTCAACATCATCGCCACCGCCAACACCCGCGACCGCGGCGTGAACGAGATGAGCGCCGCCCTCAAGCGCCGCTTCAACTTCGAGACCGTGTTCCCCATCGCCGACTTCGCCACCGAGCTGGACCTGGTCGAGGCGGAGGCCACCCGGCTGCTGGAGCAGTCGGGGGTGGGCGTGCCGCCGCGCCGGGACGTGCTGGAGGTGCTGGTCACCACGTTCCGCGAGCTGCGCACGGGCAAGACCGCCGGCGGCCAGTCGATGGACCGGCTGTCGACCGTGATGAGCACCGCGGAGGCGGTCTCGGTCGCGCACGCCGTCGGGATCCGCGGCTGGTTCCTGCGCGGCGAGGAGGGCAACCCCGCCGACATCGTGGAGTGCCTGGCCGGGGCCGGCGCCAAGGACAGCCCCGAGGATCTGGCCCGGCTGCGGCGCTACCTGGAGCAGCAGGCGTCGCGCCGTAGCGGGCACCAGTGGAA